ACTCTCAGACATTTATAGACCACGATATTCTTGAGTTGAGCCTCAGAACATGTGCCAAAAACCTCTTGTAGGGTCCATTTGAGCTTTAAAGACTGGTTAAACCATGTATACGAATATATCTGTAAGAAATAGATTGGTCATAGCACGACATCACACATGTAATTTACCTGTGAACTTTGCAGCATCAGAGTTGGTTGTTGCTTAGGAAACTGAATCGGAATGGAGATATGCACCTGCAGTGGCAACGTTTCAGGAGTCTTTTCCAGTACAGGAGATGAATTTAATAGAGCAAAAATGGAGTACCAAAAAAGTAAAATGGAAATCAGTTACAGACATTCACCCCAATACAACTCTACAAAGTAAGAACCACGGTAAAGAAAAGGTATCTATGTTTTGCTGGTTTGTTCCCAAACATGTCAAACATAAACTCTAAACTCTAATTATAGTTTAGGAATTCGTTTACAAAGAAAAGCAAACAGTATTAAAGTGTTTTAGGAGAAATAGGGAGCAATACTAATGTTTTCAGGCACAAAATTTGATCAAAATCCTTCTGTTTCTTCTAAGGACGAATGCCTAGGGCAACTCTTACTTGcataaaacaatttcagaaataatTACCTACTTCCATCAGTAACCATACACATAATTAAACAAGCATAAGTGACAGCTCTATCGTACCAGAAATGTAAACACCCCAGTTGCAGCAAGAAGTGTGGCCTTTCTGCAAAAGACCTGATGGAATAGAACAATCACCCAATCAAAACAAATAATAGTCGGTAATCGATCAGATATTAAgcaaaatcaagatatatttaaTATGCATACTGGATCTGCTTCTATAGGCCTTCCACATATTGGAGCTAAAGCCTCTATAAAGCGTCTTCTAGCACCAACTGATGCAACAGCATCCACAATCTACAAAAGAGGTATCATGGAGGATTTTAGACCAACCAGCAGTGACGAACTGAAATAAAGTCGTAAGAAGAAGATCTATCATCTAATGTAGATGAAAAAGGTGATCTTTGAACAGCATATAATCAGACCTGAAGCTTGAGATTTTCTTCTAAAGTAGGCAGATATTCAGCCATGCACCTTTGAGAGATCAAAACAAGACAAGAAGAAATATCAGCAAAAACAGATGTGGTTTTTTGGAAAGCAGGTGCAACCATAATGTTAGGATGAGGTACTTACATTCCTTCTGACCATGGAAGAAGCTTCACATCTTCAACAGAGAATAGTGCTTTCAGCTCTGAGGAAGAGACAAGTTTCATTCTAGGAGCAGAAGGCGCCGGACCATATTTTCTCCTAATAGGAAATACAACCTGCACCAATCTAATATTACAGCATCCAAATAGGAAAATAACAAGAATCATTCTTGAATTGTCAAATCTCAAGTTATGTTGATCCATTAATTTGTAGTTTTTCGTGATTTATCATTTTGATCATATAATTAGATAAGCTAGGCCACTGCGTTCTAGAGAACTATCATACCTGAGAAACAAGTTAAGGATGTTCTAGTCTACAATCACTGCCTATTTGCCATAAGAGAGAAATCTTAGCAACGGTTGCTGTTTGGAATTTTAACAAGACCATGACAGAATTGAAGACCAAATTAGCCTACAGAGCATTTGCTTCTAGGGAAACTTCAAACTATAGACATCCTGTTTGAAACTTTGgatatatggaaagattaagCATCTTTATACGAACGACAATTATAGATTTGTATTAACTCCTGTACTCCCTTGATGCCACTTACATTTGCAACTCTCGTCCTGGTAACGAGACTATATAATAAAAATACTACTGCTTGCAAGAGATAATTAGAGTTGTTTTATCTTGAAACTGGATTCCCACACTTAATGTGCAGTTTGGTTTCCTCCGTGCATAAGTGGTGTTGAGTTCTCAGGTGGAAAGTTTTAGATGTCTATCACGAATCAATAATCCTTTATAGTAGATGGTTATGGTCACAAACATATAACAAACAAATTCTAAGACATGAAAGCACCTGTAAGTAGATGATTTGCTGATGCTTCCACGGACACCCATGCACCAGTTTATTTAAATCTATGTCCAGCAAAGGTACAGCAAATCTAACTTCTTCTGGCTACACTAAAATTCAAGGAAAAACAAATTAACCAAGACTACAAGAGAATTATAGCAATGTAATCATGGGCCACCAAAGAAGCAATAGAAATCATCTAGTGTATCTTTACCTTGTCAGGTCCCGAAATCATACAAACTTCAATGCCCTGTTCCATGAACAAGTAAGTTAATACTAACATCAATTGGTCAAGTCTCAAGACACCCATTAAAGTACTAGCAAAATCTAGACAGTTAATTAGAATAGATAGGTTAACGGAAGTTAAGTTTCAGGACAAGTACTATATTGAACCAAACAAAACAGTTTCTTTTTGCATGGGATTTAAAGGGCCGCAAAGAATACAAAAAATCTACAAGTGGTTCATAAATTGGGACTGAATAGTTTGTAAGCATGGCCCGACAATTACAATCTCTAAGGTAAGACAACTGATCTCATTTTGAATCTTAACCTACCTCCCTAGAATGAATGGTGCTAATTTCGAACTTCAATCTGTCATCGTCAAGTTCTGCAATTCTTTTCCTCTGATACAGTATGTAAATATCCCTACAAGACAACCCATTTAAAGAGTCAGATACACATATATATGCAGAAGAACAAAAAATAGTTCATTGTCGACCACAAACGACCTTAGTTCATGAATTAGTGCCAAGAGCTTTGAAGGATCCTTGATATTCCAATCACACAAGCTACTTTTAGGTGTTTCCGCATCACCAGCAACAAAAAATGGATGAAAACTTTCATCTTCAGCAGCAAATATAATATCAGGTGCAGCTAATGGGTACTGTGCATTGTATATAACATCCCCTGTAACGAATTAATCGACATTAATCAAAcctcaaaatcaaaaaaaaaaaaaaaaaacaataggaTCAGGTAAAATTGAGATAACTAACATTTGATGTAATCTAGGCAGAGTGGTATGAGAAGAGTAAACCGATCAGCTAACTGTGGGTTTCCCTTTCTACAACCAGACCATATTCGATCAACCTGCAAGAAGTCAAAACCAGTTTAAGctctaaacctaaaaaaaaaatataaaaaatggaacaaattttgcATATACGATCTAGGGTTTTGCCAATGGTTGAGATACTGAAAAGATCGAAGTTATGAAAAAAATTGAAGCTTTTTAAACTTAAATTACTTACTTTGACAGAGAATGGAGAGTGAGTGAGGAGGTAATTGAGTTGGGCAGCTATCAGTGGAGGCAAAGTACCACCATTGCTAACTACGGCCATAAGCCAATCACTGTGGAAACTTGGAATCTCTGAGTTTTCTTTTCGAAGTTTTTGCTGGTGAAGATCCTTATGGAGTTGAAGAGATTCACTGTTTACTTTTTGTTCATCATCGTATCGGTGATGTTTAGGAGCAGATTTGGGGAGGTCTCTAAATGAAGAAAAGTAAATTTCTATTATTCTGGTGAAAAATAATTGTATCGGAAATTCGGAATAGTAGGACTAGTCGTGGGATGAGACTCATGTGTGTCTGCATGGCAACCAGACCTTTATGGCCCAACTACGCCAAATTTCAACAGCGGCACcctaaaaaaagaaaatacaattctATCAACATTGTCAGTATACTGTGTATCGGTTCACTGGGAGGGTACCAAATTTCATATAGGACAAACAAAATAATGTTTCGTTTTATATAGGACTTGGTACCCTCCCCAGTAAACTGGCACCCCTGATAATAGCAATGAGTTATATTGGCTAAATTGGATAAAATcactttttcttttgttgataaaCAAGGACCATTTTAtcgaagtaacaagaacatatcgtaaaagtaacaagaacatatcgTAAAAGTACAATACTAAGAAATACGACAAGAGAAACATTATCGAAGTAAgataaatacaagtatgaataagatctgaTTAAATTGGGGGAAGAATATTTTTTCTCGGTATTAATTTtgaccatttagtttgtttttcttcattagaaagatgtgctcccaaaataggagtgatttgctcaaatctcttataacTAGTGATGAAACTTCCGTAGTCAAACAAATTaccgatgaagatttcgtcgccggataagttgatAATGAAGATATGTCGCCTGAGACGACAAAGATGAAGATTTTCCcattggagagcatcactattgagcTTAAAATCCAACTCAGTAACCAAGAATCGTTATTAacgaaaaagcggggggtctaacagccgcacccaatatttcacttagcaatctgtatggactaactccaatatacttttttcaagggaatcaactagacagtcagattcaatcttaagaaaagtatatcaaagagttatatctcaatttctcaattcaatctgcaatcaaacaaatgggaattttgcgagcccgattgaatataagaaataacttggatggtatcaaaaaccaatatccaagtgtcaatgaatttaatcaacaaccaaaggttggattcacaattgattgaacttacgcacaacttgtgatatttcaattatataaacaaatataatgcggaaaagaaataacacagacaccagaagttttgttaacgaggaaactgcaaatgaagaaaaaccctgggacctagtccagatttaaacaccacattgtattaagccgctacagacactagcctactcacactgatcaaggtacagttggactggaatgtagttaaccctaaccaatctcacactgatcaaggtacagttgcgctccttacgtctctgaaccccagcaggattctacgcacttgattcccttagctgatctcacccacaactaagagttgctacgacccaaagtcgaagactcgataaaccaatctgtctcacacagaaaagtctattgaatagataaatctgtctcccacagataaacctatgagttttgttccgtcttttgataaatcaaggtgaacatgaaccaattgataaaccggatttatattcccgaagaacaacctagtattataaatcacctcacaataatcttaatcatatggtagcgaaacaagatattgtggaatcacaaaggatgagacaaagatgtttgtgatttctttttatcttgcctatcggagattaaatctcgaaaaaatcttatagaagatagtactcaatcacgacagAGAAcgacaagatcagaacatgcaactacatagaaaatagttaggtctgccTTCACAACCTaattaagtcttcaagtcgttaacctacagggttttggaaaaacctaaggttaaaggagaatcgactctagtggcaactagtatcacacaggaggtgtggggattagattttccagttgttagagttctcttttatatagtcttcaaataagggtttgcaatcaatgttaccttggtaactaagcattcaatattcaacattagatgaaaacctgattagactcaagctaatatatttcaaccgttagatcgaacttaacttgttacacacaaatgaaaagtgacttcatttagatatgggtaaccgtacctaaacgtgtacacctttgttggctcaacaatagttaatcgaagttagccatatgaacaatttcatatcaacctgattcatcttaaccataactagttcaaatgactcatagttctagagttgttcaattgtttatattctcatagaagtatacaagacacaattgaagcaaaatcgattttgattcactcgaatcaagtcatgaacattatagccacggtttgcaaaagatagcattccttattatataaatgtattaattcattaaaaaatcgattttagaacattatccactcaagtatgcaaacgggtacgcataccttagtggcccgactaagtttgggttcgccagtgtgCGAACGGgaacgcataccaccaaactcagcagaaattcatggacctgaacctcatgccagtacgcgtaccggtatgcgtacaaggttctcggactttcactaaaccaaccagtacgcatacgggtatgcataccatggttcccgggcttggactacatatatgcaagtacacatactatgcgtatatccaattgttttaaactctcattcaaccattgaaacattcttggaagacgacaatagttgtctcacacaaactattagcttcaaagaaattttcaactgatcgaacgatcaatacgaaacattctgagtctacatcaaatgactgtctcaaacaaatcatgtaagatgttacaaggcgattttcacatgatcatcttttgacttttgtcaagaatataagatgaacttggttaaagtgaaatcttaccaacacatatttcgaggaatacgtaagcgagttaaactcggctcgaaatatcaaatgtgcataattgaagtctatatagctatatgacttttgtctcaaataggagatgagtagatatatttttgagtgatagatgagttcaaatctccacatacattttattgatgaagtttcacaagcttcccttagtagttcttcgtcttcaatcgatgaacgtcgtgaagtctaatgctcaactacactttctatcctaatccgagacttagctataagcagactagaaatcaagacttatagttttggcaactaaacttgacaaacaagcttgagataacaacacttgcgagttcgaccgagcagtgctctaacaattaaagcgaagataaacctaaaacagtagataaaaccaccataacgGTGTAGATAGGTAGAAAATATACCACAACTAAGCTAAGACCACTAactaatttaaaaagaaaaaatagtaaAGAATTATGCTCAAATCCGGTCCAaaatggaccagatctgagcagagAAGGATTGatgttgatggttttgttgaaaaagaataagaaaagtgAGAGAGATAGGAGAGGAGAGAGAGAGCATTGATAAAATCAGTTGAGAGGCGCTTAAGGTGTTGTCCGtgatatttttaattttattttttgtttgaaacAGCGGTTAAGGTGTTTGTCCGTGATATTTTTTTAGTCAAAATAACATTACACTAGGTGTTAATTGGAGATATGAACATTACTCTTTTTCCTAAAGACAAAGATTATTTTTTCTCAAATACTTCTTATGCTACTAAGATGGTCAGAAATATTATCCAGCAATGTGAATTACAAAATGAGAAGTTTTTTGGATTTCCATATACTTGGAGTAATCATAGGAACGATGAAAAGTTTGTTCAAGCAAGAATAGATAGGGCTAGCTAATTCAGATGACATAACATTTTTTGTAAGGATATTTGAATAATCTTATTATTTTTCGATCTGATTACGCACCTATTTTATTAAACACAAATCCATCAGAGAAATATTTAAAAAAACTTTTTAGATTATATGAAAATTGGTTAAAGGAAGACTTATGAGGATAATTTATTACTAAAGCTTGGGCTTAAGATACTTCAGGATCAACTGATTTTGTATGGTTTCAAAACTGAAGTACACTAAGCAAGAAATTAGGAAATGGAACAACAATGTTTATGTTGATCGGAATCTTCATACACAGGAAATCCAgagaaaattaaaacttgtcgGCAGAATACTAATAAACTTCATGATAATAAGATTTACCAGCAGCTCAATTATTGGTATGGGGTAGACGCGAAGAATAAATACCACAATTctataaaaaatcttcttcaaaAGGATGATAAAAACTCTAAATACTTAGGAAAGGAAAACTacaaaataagaagaataagaagaaatcaTATTGATTTCGTAAAGGATGATATTAGGTTATGGCATTATGATATGGAAACTATGGAACAATAGTACCGTTGGGATTAGGAAACAGCTAATAGTACCATTGGCAGGAAATCATAATCGTAGTGTTatgttagttttcgattattgatttgattaatcaacggtaaagttgaaccttgatatcacctagtttgtttatttcgTGATCCTTCTCTTCCGATATAAGGTCACTCGTACTAGATCAAGGATCAATGATTTCAGATGTGATCTATATTtatttcatattttattatttcggTAATTTTGATCTTGGTTGAGTTTATTTGATTTAGTGGAAGAACCTTTTGTATCTCAACTTATCAGTGATTAACTTGTTGATATGGAAGATTGGAAGAGCGGTTAACGAAACTGATTAGTCCCTAAGTATTTGATATTGATACGTGACTATACGAATATGTCACCAATTTTGACGTATTTTTGCTTCATATGGACCGATCCTTATTGAGGATCTATAGCAGGACCGATCCCTACCTTGGGAATCTCTTGTAGGACCGATCCCAATAGCAAAATGCATTACCGGTTTCATATACATTGTAAGATTTGTGTGAATATCGTTTGCTatttaggaaagttcaagatgttaaCATAATGAGTAATTTAAACATGTGttgatattttatttattaattattcGAAGGTATTCCTTGATAATCgatgtgagatcccaaaccgaaatatttgagaatcttttattaagGTTTTCGAATGTATACGTCTTTATGTTCCCAGTAATAAAAACATATTTATATATAACAGATATACtagtaaagtatacttgtatgATAGCTAATATTGAGTGGTCATGCATGAGAGATTTATGTATATTAGTTGGATATTtattggaattagacaaaaccgaaaattggatttattgcatatcttttgatattttcaGTCTTGGTCTATAAGTAGTGAATTTTGTTCTTTTTACAAACTTATACTGACTAGTCAGGGTGATAGCCGACAAATAGTATTATTCATAATATTACTCTAAACAAAAGagcaacctaattaggcgaaatctcttatgtccTCTCTTTGAagtcttttgtgggatcaagaagcatctagagtattgttggtgggaaactacaatcatattgttattttagttttcgattattaacttgattgactaatggtagttgaaccttgatattcaccaagtttgtttattttgAGAACCATCTATTTTGATATAAGGTCAcccaaactagatcaaggatcaACAGAGTTCATATAtgtttttagatctgaagataggcttgtgatcatccattttttaaagactctgttttgtgcgtgatCGATCACATGGACGACTGGATATTTGAAATCAAGTTATTTGTGTAGGTACATGGAAGACtggagatttgaagacaagaagacttctTATTGGTTTTTTATCTAAATGATATACTTTGTGCACACTTGATTGGATCGAATACGACAtagcttgtttatctttgatagactttcatAATTTGTTGTATAGATCGACGATCTATCATTTAATGGTTCTCTTCATGATCTGAATCTGATAGATTGTGAACCTAGATATAATTATCCTGATAATCAAAATCTTGGTTGATCTAAACCGAATAAAAAAGTTTATTAATTTAAACGGAAGACATTTTGTTCAACTCGACATTATCTCTGATTTAGTTCTTGAGATTTAGAATGGTTACCGAATATAGATTAGTCATTTACATTTTCAGAATACGATCCAAAAAGTTAAACGCAAGAAGTCTTCACAGcaggtgaagcaacttaaga
This is a stretch of genomic DNA from Papaver somniferum cultivar HN1 chromosome 1, ASM357369v1, whole genome shotgun sequence. It encodes these proteins:
- the LOC113290371 gene encoding BRISC and BRCA1-A complex member 2-like, producing MAVVSNGGTLPPLIAAQLNYLLTHSPFSVKVDRIWSGCRKGNPQLADRFTLLIPLCLDYIKWDVIYNAQYPLAAPDIIFAAEDESFHPFFVAGDAETPKSSLCDWNIKDPSKLLALIHELRDIYILYQRKRIAELDDDRLKFEISTIHSREGIEVCMISGPDKPEEVRFAVPLLDIDLNKLVHGCPWKHQQIIYLQVVFPIRRKYGPAPSAPRMKLVSSSELKALFSVEDVKLLPWSEGMCMAEYLPTLEENLKLQIVDAVASVGARRRFIEALAPICGRPIEADPVFCRKATLLAATGVFTFLVHISIPIQFPKQQPTLMLQSSQHFNAQGTPVASPPLVDCPWSPRWDASQMAERIFEFLAEEGLTFKKYCNDILVQHH